aaaatttctacaatttttttaaaaatttaaatatctaatcgtaagaaaattagtttcttatatatctacaaattttataaatattgtttaggctaaattttttataattatacaattttatatcatttttattagttttatataaattgatttaatatatatcaaatctatattaaatattagtaagaaaatagtaaaatctaaatatttaataaaatttatttttaaatataagttcaatttaaaaaaaacttttactgtacatggtgcaggaaaacacctaatatatatgttttcctaatatatataaaaattacaagACTACAAGAAAAATCTCTCTTCTAATTGTTAATTCTCTTGATCTCTTTCTAACTCTCTTTTGACCCTCgataaattgttattttaataaaagtaaagaattattttaataaaagcatataattacaaaaatgtcTTGCTTGTTTCCAGGGCTGAGTCGGCTAATGGCACCACaaaatgatgaaaaattctgataTTTCAAAGGATGATCAGCTTAAGAAAGAGTTCTGAACCCTGACCTTACTGTCGATTCTCTCATCAATACATAATCAGGAACATAGAATTCGCAGGCAATTCGAACTTTAGTAGATGTCCAGGATGTGAAACTTATAGAAAGTATCCATTCGAGTCGGATACAGCTGGTTGACAAAGAcggatggcatttcacaaataatggaaaatatacGGTGAAATCTTCGTACCAAGTAGAACGTGTCTACTCTGACAAGGATAAACCGCTACCAGTTGTTGGTCCTTCGGTTGATATTTTGAAGGTGTTTTGCTGAAAAACAAGATGTCCACCGAAAATGAAGCATTTCTTATGGAAAATAGTGTCAGGATGCATTGCAGTTAAGTAAAACTTAAGAGCAAGATGGATGCAAGGGATATTTGTTGTGAAAGGTGTGGGGCACCAGAGGAATCAataaacttttttgtttttgaatgtcCACTGGCGATACAAGTTTGGGCACTCTCAAGCATCCCATCGAATCTAGCTGTTTTTTCTCTAATCCTTCACTTTTTCGCAAatatgaataatttgttttggaGAGTTGTTCCACAAATGGAAGATCATCAATTTGCTTGGATATtgtggtacatttggaagggaAGAAATCAtaaagtttttaataatatagatattaatccTAGGGACACTTTAAAATTGGCAGAAACGAAGTCTCTATTGTGGACTGAAGCACATGTTTCACTGGCACAAAGGGTTCCCCAAAATATAGAGGTCGAGGCTACTAACCTACCAATCATTCTAGGTAGATGGTGCTTTACAGATGGGTCATGGAAAGATCAGAAGATTTTCTCAGGACAATGATGGTATAGTACTTCAGAAGATTTTGATGATTTGATGGGCGCAAGGAAAACAAGGGTGAGTCTGTCACTACTTCACGCCAAAGTGGAAGCGTTTATTtaggcaatggaatgtatgcaGAATTTACGTCAGTTTCATGGCACATTTGCAACAGAttattctcaattggtgaagatggtttcagaaccagaagaattgcCAGCTTTTGTAAGTTATTTAGAAGATATGAAGATCCTAAAAGAAAGTTTCAACAACTCGAACATCATTCATGTACCCGGAACACATAATACACGGACGGATTGTCTTGCACGCAGTGATAGGAAACAACCGGTATTTTATCGTttacatggatgcagagttaaTAGTTTGGTTCGTAGAGTCTTAAGATTTATGCCgatgacagaaaaaaaaaaaaaaagttcacatGCAATGAGcatatcataaaattttatagatattaaaagaGGTACGATGTCGGAGTCTCTGGCCACTGGCCAAACCCAAGAATTTAAGGATGCCACCTGGATTAATGGCACCAAAGaacaaaaattcaattttacgTTTTAAATGCACCGGGTAATCCTAATTTTAAACACATACTCTACTATTATTTAGAGATTTTTAtacgaaaattcaatatttataaaatcaaaactaattaagtgtaatttaatattaattctgTAATGATTTTGAAGATCGTCAAACTAAAGTTATAGAATTGAAtacttacaaataataataaatttaagttaaatttttatttacaaattttgttttaaattatatacgGAATTTAAATCAAGTATACAAATGAATAACATTATTTGAATTACTAGCAGTCTTAATTGGCCTAATATTTGTAGACGAGTATCTACAAGAAAAAAGATAAACGAATTTGATTGATTGTACGTGAATGTATAATTCTTgcctcttccttttttttttttttttgataaactttGTGTGATTCCAAAAGTTTTCTAGATCCAATGACTAATCACCAAGAGATCCATGAAATCCATGTTTTCTTACCATTTAAAATATCTATGGATGGCCAAAAAGAATCAAACTCACGGTAAAAGTTCCAGCTAGAATCTTTTTACCATTAGGTGAAGACCACTTGATTCGAAATTAACAGTTAATATGTTTCTTTCAAAAAGAattaatgatttgttttaataaattacatAGTTTAGCATTCAAACCCAATGTAGAAGCCCTTGTTCTCTCTGATGCGGGAAAAAGAATATGTAGAAAATGACAAGCAAACAATAAAGAATATCACAAAGTCCTAAGACGCATGAAAAAGTATTGGAGGCAAGATTATCTTAACTGCCAACCGACATTATTCATTATGTTAGTGGAAATCTCTAGAGAGCCAGCAAAAGATATTTTAGAATGTGAGCTGCCATTTGTCAACAACTCACGGGATCTGTTTAAGAAGAGTGTATAATTACCAAAATAGTTACATATTTCTGGTAGCTAACTCTTGTGTATTGATTAAAAGCAAAAACATACAGACACAACAAAAAATACTAACAAAGAATAATTTTCCTAAAAcggttatcatttttttaaaatggtcAAAAACGTACACATGTATGGGAGAGTAAGACACATCCCATAAAATTAAAACCAGATAATACATTCTGAAATAAAGCCAGAAAATTATCACACAATAGAGGCATGAAAAGCCTTTTCTGAGAAGGTATAATACTGCAGTAACTCACGGAACCATTTACACAAGCTAGGTTATAGCATTTCTTAGAATTTATTCGATCTTATAAATTTGAGGATTATACGAAAATGATtgagaattcggccaaaaaaaacatcaactttgtacgaattgccaaaagaaacatgaatTTTTGAGCTGACCAAAAAATCACCAAACTTTCtttgactttagaattaattaacaatgttttcgttgatttgccaatttagcacgccgtcaacaaatttaacagaaatatttgacatcgtttattgttggcgttaagtaaaacgacgtcgtttcacttaacgccaacaataaacgacgtcaaacatttctgttaaatttgttgacggcgtgctaaattggcaagtcagcgaaaacattgttaattaattctaaagttaatgaaaatttggtgtttttttggtcaacccaaaaatttatgtttcttttCGCAATTTGTGTAaagttaaggtttttttttggtagaatTCTGGAAAATGATTTAAGTTTTGACCCATATAAGTAAAGAAAGAAAGCAATGTCCAAAGAGTTAGTGGACTACTAAAAAAAATAGCACAAATCATGAGTGGTGTGAGTCATTACTATAGATGCCTTAAAAAAGATATCACGAGAAACCGACATTTTAATTATAACCCTAAAATTGGATTCTCACATGCCTAAAAGAGAGACTAGTAACGGACTCACGGGTATCACTAACTGGCtctcttttttcttatatagtTTTTATACTACTATCTAGATTTTCTCATCACATAATAACAGTAATACGTGTCTATGTCGTGTGAGAGAGTGGTTATATAAAGTCTTGGACCTAGTGAGAACACAAGGAAAGAGCGTTGAAACAAATATATCAAAAGGAAAATGAAAGGTGAGTTTCTCACATTGGCTCTAATGTCTCTACTATTAGCCTTCTCGTTTGTCTACGGAGGAGGAGAGTCTGAAAGCCCTACTCATTCTGCGGCCAGCCCGAGTAGTGATCCCACCGGAGGATCCAGCGGTGCAAGCGGTTCGGCTCATGGACCTAATTGGGGATATAATTGGGGATGGGGATCAACCCCAGAAGGTGGTTATGGTTATGGTTCTGGTTCTGGTTCGACCCCAGATGGAAAAGGAAAGGGGACCGGATTTGGGTTTGGTTCAGGTTCTGGTTCAGGAActgggtttgggtttggctcaggaggaggaggagccacAGGCGGTGGTTCTGGCCATGGAAGTGGGACTGGACACGCAAGTGAAGGGGGTGGCGCAGGCGGTGGAAATGGTGGAGCTTCTCCAGGTCGTAGAGAGAGAAGCCAACACCGCTAAAATAATAAGCATTTCTTGTTTATCTTAACACAAGCATAGATACATAAGActggaaaaagaaaaataaaattaccatGGTTGGCACCACATATGTATACTACAATCTTAATGCATAAATAAGGATCAAAAGAATTATTAAATAGTTGCGTGTTACCTCTGTACTTTGTATcataactagacctgatatatcttgtgtttttttttacgaaaaaaactAGTGTgttaatatttgatttgataCTTATAGATGATCAACTCCGAATTAGCAAAAGGAACAGAAGTGTCTGCCGTTTCTTCTTCGCGTCACCATTTTGTATAAAAGAGAACTTTTGCATGCATATAAAGAACCAGGTGCGGACGCACGTTAACTAATAATTACACGTAATGTAAATTGTTAAGACAATTAAATATTTCCCCCATTCATCATAATTATCTTGCCCCCATCGTTTTTTTCATTCActgttttagttattttaaatatttctagaTAAAACTGGGTTTGTCCATATAATATAGTGGCTACTAAATCAAATTCTCATTGCTTACTAAGATCAGTTAATAAACATGCATATAGCTaagtcacaaaaaaaaacatgcatataTCTAACCTAGAAATCAGAACTAAAcagttaattaattttttttataattttaaattttataatgttaTGAATTAGTGGCTATATATTAACTTTTTACAAGTCATGTTCGATAAATCTACtgcaataaatatttttagtaaactTCAACCTTTTTCAATAGGttcctctgtttcaaaataatagGTTTTTAAGGTTTTTGTACAGCTTTTAAGAATTACTaacttttattcaatctatctTATTTGTATAAAACAATAATGATTACATCTAACTCAACTAATAGAAAATCATACTATTTgtatagaaatttaaaaacatcaattaaattgaaacaaaaagaaaattctaaaacaccacttaaaataaaatagagggaataagatttatataaaatgttataaaattgtgtgctagtatttatatttgaataattaatagttttgtttttatattttacccCTGATAAAAAAGATTTCTCCGCACCGCCACCAATGGCGAACCCAAaaccatttttttaataaagatatgcaaaattttgtcaaaattaaatataggtTAGTATAATGTCACTAAACGGATTTGGACCCGGATTTGTAGGtttattgacaatattttaaaCCAAATTCACCAAAGTCgataaattaaattatcatataaatttattttataatattttgtggtTTCAAGTTATCCTACTACTACTCTTCACGTGGGTCCCCCACTGACCGCCACCGTAAAGAACCATGGCGTTTTAACCGTACAGTTGTTAGGAGTAAATTAACCAAGACAAACCCGGACCGAATTTTAATCAACCCTCAAAATGGTTATGAAAAGATTATACCGAATAACTGAACCGGAATGAAATTCGCATTCTACCGCGTCTGAATCgaataaatcaatattttccaAAATCTGACACTTGTTAGATACTCTTACCGACCAGATCTAGGCCCATACATTTTATTATTAAGTGCCCAATATCTGGAGTAATTGAGTTCATTTCAGGCAGGTCATAAATATGTATTCCGGTTTGGATTTGAGAAAAACtcattatttaaaaactatGCAAAACCCACAAAAAAAATCGTTAAAACCCAAACCCCGGCTACTGGTTGAGCCACTGGTTGAACTAATacgtaatttttaattatttttttggatttttcagttatactattaatttttttttatattctaaataagaagttaagtttttggtttttcaaaaataaaaagattatatgATCACGTGGATTATGAATCTATTAACAAAactagttgatgtgatttggcattagtttatttttttatcgatAATTTATTacagttttatgttttatttttggtttattttggatttaaatttaaattttgttattcaCACTAGACATTTAAGTACTACTAGATTTTAAGTCTTGATATATTTTGTCATAACTTTTACTTGTTATAAAATTGTTCAATAgtctaatatattttatatattttgtatgtgaaaaaaacttaaagtttagtatttttccaaatgtttttaaaacattttttatatttttcaatagtaatatattataatataacaaaattatttaaattataaacccaCGGTTCGTCCGCGGTCGATCCAACAATCCGGTGATCCGGTAAGTCCAGTTCAGTGTCCGGATCAGGtttcaaaactttgttttcagtTTTGGGGTTGGTCAGATCCTCATCCAGATTCTAGAGTAAAATCCTAACTTTCGAGTTTGCAGTGGAGAATTTTTCTTTAAGCAATCAGTGGTTCTTCAATATCAAGTTTTTAATAAACTGCATTTAAGAGAGACATCAGGACTAAGCTAACTAGTAAAAAGTAGTTTATGTCTTCTTTATTAGACAAACATATGAGAAACTAACCGAACCAAGGCCTAACATAGAAGCTGCTTCGAAGGCAGTGTGAACACCCTTAATCATTATCCTCAAGGACCACTTAACCTCTCAGATTTATCTTTGCTTTTTATGTTTCTATGCTTTTCTTTGCATTTAAATGGTTTCTTACTCTTAATTAATGAGAGATGCAAAATAATCCAAATCACAAGAATTTGAAGTTATTAAAGTTGCATTGTGATTTGTTTTATTAAGACCTCAAGAATACAATTTGATGGTTAAGAAAACATTATTAGACTACAATTAGGTCTTCTTCCTTTTTGTTTCTAGTGTCTTTAAAGGTTGAAAGACCACTCGCATTCAATTACAACAAACCGTTATCTAGAACAATTTATAACAAAACTCTCCCATTGTAGGATTATTATCACGAGAAATTCATTATGGTTTTAACATTAGACAAAGTCTCTAACTACATAAATCTAACCCCGCGAGGCCTAATATACGCATTACTTTAgctgatcttaatattattataagcAAAATTAGAAATGTCAAGTAcaaataaatgaattttttttataacgctgatttattatgacattACATTTATGAAAAAggttacatagacgattcgacaaccgacaatactacatgccttatgaagatctacgcctaactgcatcatctgagtcgtcctatgaagatccattactgaccagatttacttgcaccatatTGAAGATTCCTTGTAAACCTTTTTTCTGTAGCCTGAATTAATAAATCGCtctctccgggacttgaaacctggatttcctgtaatctgcaagaaattgcatagtctggggttcgaaccccagacctgggtgtagaaacctttaaaccttaaccactaagctacggtgcttccacaaTACAAATAAATGAATTAGATTTCGAATCAAGAAAAAAGGATCGGCTATGTGAGTAGCCCCAGGTATTCGGTTCAGTTTCAGGTAGGAACCATTCGGTACCGGGTATTTCGGATAAATCATTTTTATACCCAATAGATACTTATgagatttcggtttggtttcggttcggtttcgggtacccgtttaatatatgaatcaagtatatatatatatatatacacaaaatatatcAGTTAGCAGTTAATCTAAGTATTCTAGTGGTTACACGCTTGCATATTTGTTAATCCAATCAGAGTTCGAAGCACTAAAGtactaattttatatgtatttactctatttaaatacagaaataccatatatatttatatgtataatataaaaGATAACGTGGTATGTTGGTAGTAATGTTCTCATTCTTCCTGTCCAACCCGAGTTCGAGTGGGGTTGATGACATTTTACCTTTGAAACTTGTTTTTTTCggatattcgggtacccgttcggttctcggttccgGTTCTGATTCGATTATTCGgatatagaaatatagaaaCCATTCGGGCATTTGAGAATTTTTGTCCGATTTCGGTTTCAGttaatttggttcggtttttctGTTCCGTTTTTTTTTGCCCAAGGCTATATGTGAGTATTGTATGGTTCGTGTACATGGGGGTAGCCTGCCCAAGTCTTTTAGTCTAACTAAAAAGTTGTGGGGGAAAAGTAATAGAGCATTAGTTATGATTATTCTAAGCAACCTAAAGGGTAGGACTCGTGCAATAGATGGATCCTAGAAGCATTGCATAACTCATATTGATCCATGCAAGCAACAAAAGGTTTTAAAATATCAACCGATAAAATATCAACCGATAACATCCAACAAAGATTTGATATCAACCCCAGGAATCTCTACTTTTTCTTGATCTTGTCTACTTTCATTAGTGGGAACAAACATCTCTTCCTTAACTAAACACATTTTTGCTTTGTGACCTAAGCTCCCACAACTTTCACAAGTTGATGGAATCCAAGAGTATACTACATCAACCAAAAATATGTTACCAAGCTTATCATCCAGTGCAATCTTTTTGGGAAAATTCTTGTCTAGCTCAATTTCCACCAAAATCTTAGCGTCTCCTATATTGAATGGATCTAGCCTTGGCTTGTGAGTGAGCATAGGCTCACCTAGGCCGAAAGCAGTGTGAGAAATCCCAAGTTTGGAATAGCAACTTGTTGGGATATTCTTTAAAGTCACCCAAGCTGGGACAGTGGAGATTGCATGAATTTTCAATGAACCTAGTGGATTCCAAAGGGCCACAAACATTAAGCAATCATCTACATGCCAAACACTTCTCTGAATAATTCAATTCCTTGTCTCTTTGTGCGGAACATGGAAAAGATAGGATGATTCTCTTAATTTCCGACTAACAATGTTGCAACTTCTACCCCAAGAGACGGTAACAACAACATGCATTAGACAACCAGAGGGAACAAAACATCAATGAAATTGCCGGATTACATATTCTCCTATGTTCTCAGGGCCAAGTTCATGTACCTTAGCTGGGATGATGATCTCAGGAGTGCCATCAAGTCTGAAGGTTGATCTTGAAGCACAGAACAAGTTCCTGGAAGCTGGGTTCATCCTTGCGGCCCATGGAAAGTAGCGAGCCATCTTCCTTTAATTTCGGAGGCGGCAACTTTGAAACAGGGAGATTCAGCAATGGGGGAGGGGCTCCTTTCAGCAAATACTTCTTCTACTTAAGGTTGATAACTTCCTCTAATGAAGGCCAAAAATTCTCAGTTTGGCTCTGTAACAACTGAAAATCATAGCTGCGAGGCGTGGATGGCTCAGGTGGTGTACACGGAGGAGAGAACTTTAAAACCAGTGGCCTTGAACACGCTCCCATAGAAGGTACAAATGGGGCTGGTTCTTGTTCAACGGTCTCTTGAATTTGTTGATGAACATCTCGTAAGCTTAGAGTAGGCTCATGAGGTTGACTTGCCGATGGAACATCTGGTAGGGTTGGAGGAGCTTCGTGAGGTAGATTCGCGGTTGGTAGAAGGCCGGGTGTTGCAGGAGGAACACCAGACAGTACGTCGTCACAGTGAGGTGGCGGAGGAGCAATGGTCAACGAAAGAGCAACAGAACTGTGGCTGTCATGACAGTGAAGTGGCGGATCTTTCTTTCGCAATGGAGGAATCTCAGGTAAATCCATGCCAGATAGAAGAGATGAGAGAGATAGCTTCAGGAGATGGTTCACCTTCACCGGAAGCAGCTGGCGACGTCTCCGCCGTCACGAATTCatcttcaatatatttttaaataaaatcaaaatatggaaGTCCCTTAAATATATTggtttaattatttgatttgattaatagTTCAGTAATACTTTTACACTATAAAATATAGGTTTCAAATATCAGAAGTAATATTCATTAGTATTTGTATAGATtaacaaagattttgttttttaaatcaGCATGGTACAAGCTAAAACAGCAAGAAGTAGATTTTAACTCAACTGCTTAGGGTAGTATTATTAGAATCATCTTATGTGAATTTAGATACTTGTCTGTTACACAATtgtctatataataataattctcaTATTTGTaatagaataataaattaattttaaaaatcaaattgaacatttctttcttttcttttcttttttgaattatCACTTACAACTTCCGATTTGCTGACGTGTACCAGcacatttgtattattttatagagaaattgcATTCAGTACacatcaaacaaattataattaactatctaaccaaaaaaaagttgACCACAATATTCAACCTATTTTCTATCATATATTCCAAAACGTCCTTTCAATCGACCGGTGtaacttttttctattttgttctttgttttattttattttcttcttattcttcttattACAAATTTCTGTTTGTCTTGATATCAACGAAAACATAAATCataatagcttttttttttggctagaTTATCACCATCGTTACCATTAAGATTCTATGATTGATTATCATCATTGATGATTAATGTTACATGTGTCTCGTGCTTGTACTCTGTTGTGATTTCAGAGGAGTGTCGATGTATCTGAAAAAAAGGAGATGAAGACGATGATATT
The window above is part of the Brassica napus cultivar Da-Ae chromosome C3, Da-Ae, whole genome shotgun sequence genome. Proteins encoded here:
- the LOC125583768 gene encoding putative glycine-rich cell wall structural protein 1; the protein is MKGEFLTLALMSLLLAFSFVYGGGESESPTHSAASPSSDPTGGSSGASGSAHGPNWGYNWGWGSTPEGGYGYGSGSGSTPDGKGKGTGFGFGSGSGSGTGFGFGSGGGGATGGGSGHGSGTGHASEGGGAGGGNGGASPGRRERSQHR